The following are encoded in a window of Acropora muricata isolate sample 2 chromosome 6, ASM3666990v1, whole genome shotgun sequence genomic DNA:
- the LOC136920402 gene encoding transmembrane protein 220-like, which translates to MAEKNTSVAIQDINFPSKVCSPWTWRLANGFMAVFFALSAYVQINDPDPILWMLIYGIPCALCCSLVVSSSLQDNIVWKWTAIIHLVACIFGILYSLKALLRGQIDSKNPLNYEEGREIAGLFIVVLWLGILQLIRWKSYKETGVYLWTAAFAFSVVPFVLWALYLATWDMSSVKSHCKGIISRHFYKQDI; encoded by the exons ATGGCCGAAAAAAACACATCAGTTGCTATCCaggatatcaattttccttcGAAAGTTTGCAGTCCTTGGACTTGGCGTCTAGCCAATGGTTTTATGGCTGTCTTCTTTGCCTTATCCGCTTATGTTCAG ATAAATGACCCAGATCCTATTTTGTGGATG ctCATATATGGAATTCCATGTGCTCTTTGCTGTAGCTTGGTTGTTAGCTCATCATTGCAAG ATAACATTGTGTGGAAATGGACAGCAATTATTCATCTTGTTGCTTGCATTTTTGGCATACTTTACTCACTAAAGGCATTGTTAAGAGGCCAGATTGATTCTAAAAATCCTCTGAATTATGAAGAAGGAAG GGAAATTGCAGGATTATTCATTGTGGTGTTGTGGTTAGGTATCCTCCAGCTAATACGATGGAAAAG TTATAAAGAAACAGGTGTTTATCTGTGGACTGCAGCATTTGCCTTTTCTGTGGTTCCATTTGTTCTCTGGGCCCTCTACTTAGCTACATGGGATatgtcctctgtgaaaagccatTGCAAGGGCATTATCTCTCGGCACTTCTACAAACAAGACATataa